A single Buchnera aphidicola (Hyperomyzus lactucae) DNA region contains:
- a CDS encoding TerC family protein codes for MEFFLDPSTWAGLLTLVILEVVLGIDNLIFVAILSEKLPPNQRDKARLIGLGLALVMRLALLSLISWVVTLTSPIIHNHFFSLSIRDIILLFGGLFLLFKTTMELHERLENNHHENSENKNYAGFWAVVIQIVVLDAVFSLDAIITAVGMVNQLLIMMIAVILATILMLLASKKLTNFINLHQTVVVLCLSFLLMIGFSLVTEALRFCIPKGYLYAAIGFSILIEIFNQIARHNFMKNQSRRPMRQRAAETILRLMIKEKNKNKQKKEIKNNNKKTESIESSSEIETFKDEERYMINGVLTLAGRSIRSIMTPRGNISWVNTEKSTDEIRMQLLDTPHSLFPVCKGELDEIIGIVRAKELLVAIEKKIDVSTFASKILPIIIPDTLDPINLLGVLRRAQGSFVIVSNEFGVIQGLITPLDVLEAIAGEFPDADETPDIIQENNSWLVKGETDLHSLQQLLNTEELIKEKNYASLGGLLIAQKGQLPLPGETIYIHPFNFHIIKATEYRIDLVRIIKNQDEKLK; via the coding sequence ATGGAGTTTTTTTTAGACCCGTCAACTTGGGCCGGCTTATTAACACTAGTTATCCTAGAAGTAGTATTAGGAATTGATAATTTAATATTTGTAGCAATTTTATCAGAAAAACTACCTCCTAATCAAAGAGATAAAGCGCGTTTAATTGGTTTAGGATTAGCTCTAGTGATGCGTTTAGCATTACTATCATTAATATCTTGGGTTGTAACACTCACTTCTCCTATTATTCACAACCATTTTTTCTCTTTATCAATACGTGATATAATTCTTTTATTTGGTGGTTTGTTTTTATTATTTAAAACTACAATGGAATTACATGAAAGATTAGAAAACAATCATCATGAAAATTCAGAAAATAAAAATTACGCAGGTTTTTGGGCTGTAGTAATTCAAATAGTCGTATTAGACGCAGTTTTTTCTTTAGACGCAATAATAACGGCTGTTGGTATGGTTAATCAATTATTAATTATGATGATAGCAGTTATATTGGCAACTATATTAATGTTATTAGCATCAAAAAAATTAACTAATTTTATTAATCTTCATCAAACAGTAGTAGTACTATGTCTTAGTTTTTTATTAATGATTGGTTTTAGTTTAGTGACGGAAGCATTAAGATTTTGTATTCCTAAAGGATATTTATACGCAGCAATAGGATTTTCTATTTTAATTGAAATTTTTAATCAAATAGCTCGTCATAATTTCATGAAAAATCAATCTAGAAGACCCATGAGACAAAGAGCAGCTGAAACTATTTTGCGTTTAATGATAAAAGAAAAAAATAAAAATAAACAAAAAAAAGAAATAAAAAATAATAATAAAAAAACAGAATCTATTGAATCATCATCAGAAATAGAAACATTTAAAGATGAAGAAAGATATATGATAAATGGTGTTTTAACCTTAGCTGGACGTTCTATTAGAAGTATAATGACTCCTCGAGGTAATATTTCTTGGGTAAATACAGAAAAAAGCACTGATGAAATTCGAATGCAATTATTAGATACTCCACATAGTTTATTTCCAGTTTGCAAGGGAGAATTAGATGAAATAATAGGTATTGTACGTGCTAAAGAATTACTTGTTGCTATTGAAAAAAAAATAGACGTATCTACTTTTGCAAGTAAAATATTACCAATAATTATACCGGACACCTTAGACCCTATCAATCTTCTTGGTGTACTTCGCCGTGCTCAAGGTAGTTTTGTGATTGTCAGTAACGAGTTTGGAGTCATACAAGGATTAATTACTCCTTTAGATGTTTTAGAAGCTATAGCAGGAGAATTTCCAGATGCTGACGAAACACCAGACATTATACAAGAAAATAATAGTTGGCTAGTAAAAGGTGAAACCGACTTGCATTCATTACAACAATTACTCAATACAGAAGAATTAATTAAAGAAAAAAATTACGCCTCTTTAGGCGGTCTGTTAATTGCTCAAAAAGGTCAACTACCTCTTCCAGGAGAAACTATTTACATTCATCCTTTTAATTTTCATATTATTAAAGCAACAGAATATCGAATTGATTTAGTCAGAATTATTAAAAATCAAGATGAAAAACTTAAATAA
- the tsaB gene encoding tRNA (adenosine(37)-N6)-threonylcarbamoyltransferase complex dimerization subunit type 1 TsaB — MSNIILAIDSSMDCCSVAIYKNQYIYSLSEMCKKKHTIKILPMIQKVLFQTKTKLQELNYVSFAKGPGNFTGIRIAASIAQSFSLSLQIPIISVSTLAIIAEKAWRKYKKKYIIFAVDAKKTEVYWAKYTRNSQNIWTGENTESLIKKKLIKDKISNLKNNWTLIGNGWESIEYKNFLNVNKFHYFLPNAQDIIPFVLLKIKNLKTSCSKDNDINYIYDHF; from the coding sequence ATGTCCAATATAATTTTAGCTATTGATAGTTCAATGGATTGTTGTTCAGTTGCTATATATAAAAATCAATATATTTATTCTCTATCAGAGATGTGCAAAAAAAAACATACAATAAAAATTTTGCCTATGATTCAAAAAGTATTATTTCAAACTAAAACCAAATTACAAGAACTAAACTATGTCTCTTTTGCAAAAGGACCGGGAAATTTTACAGGCATACGTATCGCTGCAAGTATTGCACAAAGTTTCTCTTTAAGTTTGCAGATCCCTATTATTAGTGTTTCTACACTAGCAATTATAGCCGAAAAAGCATGGCGAAAATATAAGAAAAAATATATCATATTTGCAGTTGATGCAAAAAAAACAGAAGTATATTGGGCAAAATATACAAGAAATAGTCAAAATATTTGGACTGGAGAAAATACAGAATCTTTAATAAAAAAAAAATTAATCAAAGATAAAATTAGCAATTTAAAAAATAATTGGACTCTTATCGGTAATGGATGGGAATCAATCGAATACAAAAATTTTTTAAACGTAAATAAATTTCATTATTTTTTACCTAATGCACAAGATATAATTCCATTTGTTTTATTAAAAATAAAAAACTTAAAAACATCTTGTTCTAAAGATAATGATATAAATTATATATATGATCATTTTTAA
- the minE gene encoding cell division topological specificity factor MinE, translated as MALLDFFLSRHKNTANVAKERLQIIVAEQRKYNNEPDYFPQLKREILSVICKYVNIEPNMVTVQLEQKKEDISILELNIILPD; from the coding sequence ATGGCTTTGTTGGATTTTTTTTTATCCCGTCATAAAAATACTGCCAATGTTGCAAAAGAGAGATTGCAAATAATTGTTGCAGAACAAAGAAAATATAACAATGAACCAGATTATTTCCCACAATTAAAACGTGAAATACTATCTGTAATTTGTAAATATGTAAATATAGAACCAAATATGGTAACGGTTCAATTAGAACAAAAAAAAGAAGATATTTCTATATTAGAATTAAATATTATTTTACCCGATTAA
- the minD gene encoding septum site-determining protein MinD, with protein MTRIIVVTSGKGGVGKTTSSAAIATGLAQRGKKTIVIDFDIGLRNLDLIMGCERRVVYDFINVIQGDATLNQALIKDKKTNNLFILPASQTRDKDALTREGVEKVFKELIKMKFDFIICDSPAGIETGAILAIYFADEAIITTNPEVSSVRDSDRILGIIASKSKRAEQNNVPIKEYLLLTRYNPTRVKKGEMLSMKDVLDILQIPIIGVIPEDTSVLRASNQGESIILDVHSNAGCAYYDTVNRLLGQECSFRFIEEAKKSFLQRLFGR; from the coding sequence ATGACACGGATTATTGTAGTAACTTCAGGGAAGGGAGGTGTAGGTAAAACTACTTCAAGTGCAGCTATTGCAACTGGTTTAGCACAAAGGGGCAAGAAAACGATTGTTATAGATTTTGATATAGGATTAAGAAATTTAGATTTAATAATGGGATGCGAACGTAGAGTGGTATATGATTTTATTAATGTAATACAAGGCGATGCAACACTTAATCAGGCTTTGATAAAAGATAAAAAAACAAATAATTTATTTATCCTCCCAGCATCTCAGACTAGAGATAAAGATGCTTTAACACGTGAAGGAGTCGAAAAAGTTTTCAAAGAACTTATAAAAATGAAATTCGATTTTATTATTTGCGATTCACCGGCGGGCATTGAAACTGGTGCCATTTTAGCAATATATTTTGCGGATGAAGCTATCATTACTACTAATCCCGAAGTTTCCTCAGTACGAGATTCTGATCGAATCTTAGGAATTATCGCATCTAAATCAAAAAGAGCTGAACAAAATAACGTTCCCATAAAAGAGTACCTTTTGTTAACACGCTACAATCCTACACGTGTTAAAAAAGGTGAGATGTTAAGTATGAAAGATGTTTTAGATATTCTCCAAATACCAATAATAGGTGTAATCCCAGAAGACACATCAGTTCTTCGCGCTTCTAATCAAGGAGAATCTATTATCTTAGATGTCCATTCAAATGCGGGATGCGCTTATTATGACACCGTTAATCGATTATTAGGACAAGAATGTAGTTTTCGCTTTATTGAAGAAGCTAAAAAAAGTTTTTTACAACGTTTATTCGGGAGATAG